In a genomic window of Gloeocapsopsis dulcis:
- a CDS encoding DUF433 domain-containing protein, with amino-acid sequence MDRISVNPQIHFGKPCIANTRISVQSVLELLNEELSL; translated from the coding sequence ATGGATAGAATCTCGGTTAACCCTCAAATTCACTTCGGTAAGCCATGCATAGCAAATACACGCATCTCTGTGCAAAGCGTACTTGAATTGCTGAATGAAGAGCTGTCCCTTTGA
- a CDS encoding YdeI/OmpD-associated family protein has product MKLNEVVPWGRTLEEYKLMFNLSDKDRKQWREWLEKNHCTSSGVWLIYYKVKSGKPSIRYSEAVKEALCFGWIDSKVKSLDAESYMQVFTPRKSKSVWSKLNKQYIEELIEQDLMTQAGLKKIETAKQDGSWTTLDDTEALIIPTDLQQALEANETANKHFAAFSNTTKKNILFWIASAKRLETRLKRIEQTINSAAQNKNPLAR; this is encoded by the coding sequence ATGAAACTAAATGAAGTTGTGCCTTGGGGCAGAACGCTGGAAGAATACAAATTAATGTTTAATCTGTCAGATAAAGATCGCAAACAGTGGCGAGAATGGTTGGAGAAAAATCATTGTACCTCTAGTGGTGTTTGGCTTATCTACTACAAAGTAAAAAGTGGTAAGCCAAGCATTCGATACAGTGAAGCCGTAAAAGAAGCTTTATGCTTTGGTTGGATTGACAGTAAAGTCAAATCTTTAGACGCAGAATCATATATGCAGGTTTTCACACCTCGAAAATCAAAAAGCGTATGGTCAAAATTAAATAAGCAATATATCGAAGAATTGATAGAACAAGATTTGATGACTCAGGCTGGTCTTAAAAAAATTGAAACTGCAAAACAAGATGGATCGTGGACTACGTTAGATGACACTGAAGCTTTGATAATTCCAACAGATTTGCAGCAAGCATTAGAAGCAAATGAAACTGCTAATAAACATTTTGCAGCATTTAGTAATACCACTAAAAAGAATATACTCTTTTGGATTGCCAGTGCTAAACGTTTAGAGACAAGATTGAAGCGAATCGAACAAACTATCAACTCAGCAGCACAAAACAAAAATCCTCTAGCACGATAA
- the guaD gene encoding guanine deaminase, giving the protein MLAQKQSFTSLKVFRCAFLDFVDDPFYVSEIESIRYIADGLLVVENGKIKELGHYQSLQSKYAETLITEYPEMLIMPGFIDTHIHFPQTEIIAAYGEQLLEWLNQYVFPTEAKFKDKAYAQKIAAIFLDELLKNGTTTALVFATVHPQSVDAFFEEANRRNLRMIAGKVMMDRNAPDDLSDTAETSYQESKQLIQKWHKKGRLLYAVTPRFAITSTDEQLQLAGKLLAKFPDVYLHTHLSENVNEVEWVKQLFPESQGYLDVYDRAGLVGDRSVFAHGVQLTDAEFQRLSQAKSAIAFCPTSNLFLGSGLFKLAKAKCIEHPVKLGLGTDIGAGTSFSLLETASEAYKVAQLQNQKLSPFQALFLATLGGAKALSLEDKIGNFDVGKEADFVVLNVRATPLMALRNPAITPTSLAELAEQAFALIMLGDDRAIHATYIMGEAYEPKSGR; this is encoded by the coding sequence ATGTTGGCACAGAAACAGTCATTCACATCGCTCAAAGTTTTTCGTTGCGCTTTCCTCGACTTTGTTGACGATCCATTTTATGTTTCTGAGATAGAAAGTATTCGCTATATTGCCGATGGTTTACTTGTTGTCGAGAACGGTAAAATTAAGGAATTAGGACATTATCAAAGCTTACAAAGTAAATATGCAGAAACTCTTATAACTGAGTATCCTGAAATGTTAATCATGCCAGGATTTATTGATACACATATTCATTTTCCTCAAACAGAAATAATTGCTGCATATGGCGAGCAGCTTTTGGAGTGGTTGAATCAGTATGTATTTCCAACTGAGGCAAAATTTAAAGATAAAGCTTATGCGCAAAAAATTGCCGCAATTTTTCTTGATGAATTACTAAAGAACGGTACGACAACAGCACTTGTTTTTGCAACAGTTCATCCGCAATCAGTTGATGCTTTTTTTGAAGAAGCGAATCGTCGCAATTTACGAATGATTGCTGGCAAAGTAATGATGGATCGCAATGCACCAGACGACCTTTCAGATACGGCTGAAACATCTTATCAAGAAAGTAAGCAACTGATTCAAAAGTGGCATAAAAAAGGACGTTTGCTTTATGCTGTTACACCTCGGTTTGCGATTACATCAACCGATGAGCAATTGCAGTTAGCAGGAAAACTTTTAGCTAAATTTCCTGATGTTTATTTACATACACATTTATCAGAAAATGTCAATGAAGTTGAGTGGGTAAAACAGCTATTTCCTGAAAGTCAGGGTTATTTAGATGTTTACGATCGCGCAGGATTAGTCGGCGATCGCTCAGTATTTGCCCATGGAGTGCAACTTACTGATGCAGAGTTTCAACGGTTGTCACAAGCCAAGTCAGCGATCGCATTTTGCCCAACTTCTAATTTGTTTTTGGGGAGTGGACTGTTTAAGCTTGCCAAGGCTAAATGTATAGAACATCCAGTAAAGCTTGGTTTAGGAACCGATATTGGCGCGGGAACGAGCTTTTCACTGTTAGAAACTGCAAGTGAAGCTTATAAAGTAGCACAACTGCAGAATCAGAAGCTATCTCCATTTCAAGCACTATTTTTAGCAACGCTTGGCGGTGCAAAAGCGCTGTCTTTAGAAGATAAGATTGGTAACTTTGACGTTGGCAAAGAAGCCGACTTTGTTGTTCTTAATGTGCGCGCAACTCCACTCATGGCACTGCGGAATCCTGCGATAACCCCAACTTCGTTAGCAGAACTTGCAGAACAAGCATTTGCACTCATCATGCTAGGTGACGATCGCGCAATTCATGCCACATATATTATGGGAGAAGCTTACGAGCCAAAATCAGGCAGGTGA
- a CDS encoding DUF2283 domain-containing protein — MKATYNQEDDVLWIRWSHEIDESDETEPGVIVDYDKQGNVVGLEILDASKRIKNFPQSVADSYIGNHH, encoded by the coding sequence ATGAAAGCAACGTATAACCAAGAAGATGATGTGCTTTGGATTCGTTGGAGTCATGAGATTGATGAGAGTGATGAAACTGAACCTGGTGTGATTGTGGATTATGACAAGCAGGGTAATGTTGTAGGGCTGGAAATTTTAGATGCCTCAAAGCGAATTAAAAACTTTCCTCAATCTGTCGCTGATTCTTACATCGGTAATCACCATTGA
- a CDS encoding GNAT family N-acetyltransferase yields MFAFHLIDESNARAILSWRYQPPYDFYNNSDEDTGLIQYLLHPQNNFYSILDENSELVAYCSFGQDGQVSGGDYCDEALDIGFGIRPDLTGRGKGAEYANAVLEFADTLFKPKTFRVTIAAFNKRALRVWQKLEFEHQHSFERESDRMEFIVLIRANYCSSK; encoded by the coding sequence ATGTTCGCGTTTCATCTAATTGATGAGAGTAATGCACGCGCTATCCTCAGTTGGCGATATCAGCCACCTTACGATTTCTACAACAACTCTGATGAGGACACTGGACTAATACAATATCTGCTGCACCCACAGAACAACTTCTACAGTATTTTGGATGAAAATAGCGAGTTAGTGGCTTATTGTTCGTTTGGACAGGATGGACAGGTCAGTGGTGGTGATTACTGTGATGAGGCATTGGATATTGGTTTTGGAATTCGCCCTGATTTGACCGGAAGAGGAAAAGGCGCTGAGTATGCTAATGCTGTTTTAGAGTTTGCAGATACTTTATTTAAGCCGAAGACGTTTCGAGTAACAATCGCGGCATTCAACAAGCGTGCGCTACGGGTATGGCAGAAGTTGGAATTTGAGCATCAGCACTCGTTTGAGCGAGAGAGCGATCGAATGGAGTTTATCGTGTTGATACGAGCAAATTACTGTAGCAGTAAGTAA